In Curtobacterium sp. L6-1, a genomic segment contains:
- a CDS encoding carbohydrate ABC transporter permease produces MTSTPLAPVVPAPGAPKRTDPPVPRKRKPLRNVGRAAPLLPAVVLLVVFLLGPVISSFYGSFTNSALTGAGAADQQFIGLQNYVDLFQDKDFPKSVVLTIVFLLASAVVGQNVLGLGLALLMRSANKAVRAVVGTFVVAAWVLPEIVASFAAYAFFNDEGTLNTILAAVGISGPNWLYAYPMLAVILANIWRGTAFSMLVYSAAVQEVPEEITESAEVDGATGWQRLVYITLPVIRRSISTNLMLTTLQTLSVFTLIYVMTAGGPGTNSSTLPILAYQEAFKFSQLGFGTAIATILLVVGAVFSIIYIRALKPEVD; encoded by the coding sequence ATGACCAGCACTCCCCTCGCGCCGGTGGTCCCGGCGCCCGGTGCGCCGAAGCGCACCGACCCACCCGTCCCCCGCAAGCGGAAGCCGCTGCGGAACGTCGGCCGGGCCGCCCCGCTCCTGCCGGCCGTCGTCCTCCTCGTGGTGTTCCTGCTCGGCCCCGTCATCTCGTCGTTCTACGGGTCGTTCACGAACTCGGCCCTGACCGGCGCCGGCGCTGCCGACCAGCAGTTCATCGGCCTGCAGAACTACGTCGACCTGTTCCAGGACAAGGACTTCCCGAAGTCCGTCGTCCTGACCATCGTCTTCCTGCTGGCCTCGGCCGTCGTCGGGCAGAACGTGCTCGGGCTCGGGCTGGCGCTCCTCATGCGCAGCGCGAACAAGGCGGTCCGGGCGGTCGTCGGCACGTTCGTCGTCGCCGCGTGGGTCCTGCCCGAGATCGTGGCCTCGTTCGCCGCCTACGCCTTCTTCAACGACGAGGGGACGCTCAACACGATCCTCGCCGCGGTGGGGATCAGCGGACCGAACTGGCTGTACGCGTACCCGATGCTCGCCGTCATCCTCGCGAACATCTGGCGCGGCACCGCGTTCTCGATGCTCGTGTACTCCGCCGCCGTGCAGGAGGTCCCCGAGGAGATCACCGAGTCCGCCGAGGTCGACGGCGCGACCGGGTGGCAGCGCCTCGTCTACATCACGCTCCCCGTCATCCGACGGAGCATCTCGACGAACCTCATGCTGACGACGCTGCAGACCCTGTCGGTCTTCACGCTCATCTACGTGATGACGGCCGGCGGCCCCGGCACGAACTCGTCGACCCTGCCGATCCTGGCGTACCAGGAGGCGTTCAAGTTCTCGCAGCTCGGGTTCGGCACCGCGATCGCGACCATCCTGCTCGTGGTGGGGGCGGTCTTCTCGATCATCTACATCCGGGCACTCAAGCCGGAGGTGGACTGA
- a CDS encoding carbohydrate ABC transporter permease — translation MATTTARPDTTSTRTLTAPGSMHMTSPRGRVMRWVSNTVLLVIALCFAVPLLWLVFASLDPQASLSVKLPSRFTLDNFTTVLTPELSFIPLGNSLLLSGGTAVLTVVVAILAAYPLSRYKMRVNKPFLYSVLFGTGLPITAMMVPVYSLFVSLNIIDNVWGCIFFLAATSLPMAIWMAKNFMDSVPISLEEAAWTDGASMFTTLTRIVIPLMRPGIAVVFIFVFIQAWGNFFVPFVLLLSPDKVPAAVSIFNFFGQYGAVAYGQLAAFSIIYSVPVIALYVIVSRGLGGGNALAGGIKG, via the coding sequence ATGGCCACGACGACCGCTCGCCCCGACACGACCTCGACCCGCACGCTCACCGCGCCCGGATCGATGCACATGACGTCGCCCCGCGGCCGGGTGATGCGCTGGGTCTCGAACACCGTGCTGCTCGTGATCGCGCTGTGCTTCGCCGTGCCGCTGCTCTGGCTCGTGTTCGCCTCGCTCGACCCGCAGGCGTCCCTGTCGGTGAAGCTGCCGTCGCGGTTCACGCTCGACAACTTCACGACCGTGCTGACGCCCGAACTGTCGTTCATCCCGCTCGGCAACAGCCTGCTGCTGTCCGGCGGCACCGCGGTCCTGACCGTCGTCGTCGCGATCCTCGCCGCGTACCCGCTGTCCCGCTACAAGATGCGGGTCAACAAGCCGTTCCTGTACAGCGTGCTGTTCGGCACCGGCCTGCCGATCACCGCGATGATGGTGCCCGTCTACAGCCTGTTCGTGTCGCTGAACATCATCGACAACGTCTGGGGCTGCATCTTCTTCCTCGCCGCCACGAGCCTGCCGATGGCGATCTGGATGGCGAAGAACTTCATGGACTCGGTGCCGATCTCGCTCGAGGAAGCAGCCTGGACCGACGGCGCCTCGATGTTCACCACGCTGACCCGGATCGTCATCCCGCTCATGCGCCCCGGCATCGCGGTCGTGTTCATCTTCGTGTTCATCCAGGCCTGGGGGAACTTCTTCGTCCCCTTCGTCCTGCTCCTCTCGCCCGACAAGGTGCCCGCCGCGGTGAGCATCTTCAACTTCTTCGGGCAGTACGGGGCCGTGGCCTACGGGCAGCTCGCCGCGTTCTCGATCATCTACTCCGTGCCCGTCATCGCCCTCTACGTCATCGTGTCCCGCGGGTTGGGCGGCGGCAACGCCCTCGCCGGCGGCATCAAGGGCTGA